Proteins encoded in a region of the Zea mays cultivar B73 chromosome 2, Zm-B73-REFERENCE-NAM-5.0, whole genome shotgun sequence genome:
- the LOC100279988 gene encoding aspartyl protease family protein 1 isoform X3, protein MTSQLQSTLLLLPLFAAAALGRGGDASTAPSLEFHHRFSAPLRRWVEARGRALPGGWPAPGSAAYVAALAGHDRHRAVSAAGGSSSDAPPLTFAEGNATLKVSNLGFLHYALVTVGTPGQTFMVALDTGSDLFWLPCQCDGCTPPATAASGSATFYIPGMSSTSKAVPCNSNFCDLQKECSTALQCPYKMVYVSAGTSSSGFLVEDVLYLSTENAHPQILKAQIMLGCGQTQTGSFLDAAAPNGLFGLGIDEVSVPSILAQKGLTSNSFSMCFGRDGIGRISFGDQESSDQEETPLDINRQHPTYAITISGITVGNKPTDMDFITIFDTGTSFTYLADPAYTYITQSFHAQVQANRHAADSRIPFEYCYDLSSSEARFPIPDIILRTVTGSMFPVIDPGQVISIQEHEYVYCLAIVKSMKLNIIGQNFMTGLRVVFDRERKILGWKKFNCFSPSTSENYSPQEARNPAGVSQLRPLNNSAPAALYDSLLLMLILVHLAVN, encoded by the exons ATGACCTCTCAACTCCAGAGCACTTTGCTCCTGCTCCCGCTCTTCGCCGCCGCTGCTTTGGGCCGCGGCGGCGACGCCTCGACTGCGCCGTCGCTGGAGTTCCACCATCGGTTCTCCGCACCGCTGCGGCGGTGGGTGGAGGCCCGAGGGCGCGCGCTCCCTGGCGGGTGGCCGGCTCCCGGCAGCGCCGCGTACGTCGCCGCCCTTGCCGGGCACGATCGCCACCGGGCGGTGTCGGCAGCAGGGGGTAGTAGCAGCGACGCACCACCGCTCACTTTCGCCGAGGGAAATGCCACCCTCAAGGTCAGCAACCTCGGATT TTTGCACTATGCTCTTGTGACCGTTGGCACACCGGGCCAGACGTTCATGGTGGCGCTGGACACAGGCAGCGATCTCTTCTGGCTGCCTTGCCAGTGTGACGGCTGCACGCCTCCAGCCACTGCTGCCTCTGGATCA GCTACATTTTACATCCCTGGTATGTCGTCAACTAGTAAAGCAGTTCCGTGCAACAGCAACTTCTGTGATCTTCAAAAAGAATGCTCCACAGCATTGCAATGTCCATACAAGATGGTGTATGTCTCTGCGGGCACATCTTCTTCTGGATTTTTAGTTGAAGATGTGCTTTATCTCTCAACGGAGAATGCCCATCCTCAAATTCTCAAGGCACAAATAATGCTTGG TTGTGGACAGACTCAAACAGGGTCATTTCTGGATGCTGCTGCTCCTAATGGTCTTTTTGGACTTGGAATAGATGAGGTTTCAGTTCCAAGTATTTTAGCTCAGAAAGGTTTGACATCTAATTCCTTCTCGATGTGCTTTGGTCGTGATGGTATTGGGCGAATCAGCTTTGGAGACCAAGAGAGCTCAGACCAAGAAGAGACACCTCTTGACATCAACCGACAACA TCCCACATACGCCATCACTATAAGCGGGATTACTGTTGGAAATAAACCAACAGACATGGACTTCATTACTATTTTTGACACTGGTACTTCTTTCACATACTTGGCAGACCCAGCGTATACTTATATAACCCAGAGT TTTCATGCGCAAGTTCAAGCAAATCGTCATGCTGCTGACTCCAGGATTCCTTTTGAATATTGTTATGATTTGAG CTCTAGTGAAGCAAGATTTCCAATTCCTGATATAATCCTAAGAACAGTTACTGGAAGTATGTTTCCTGTTATTGATCCAGGGCAAGTAATCTCCATTCAG GAACATGAGTATGTTTATTGCCTGGCAATCGTCAAGAGCATGAAGCTCAACATTATTGGAC AAAATTTCATGACTGGTCTTCGTGTTGTGTTCGATCGGGAAAGGAAAATTCTTGGATGGAAGAAATTTAATT GTTTCTCACCTTCAACATCTGAGAACTACTCTCCGCAGGAAGCAAGGAACCCAGCTGGTGTTTCCCAGTTGAGACCACTGAACAATTCAGCACCAGCAGCGTTATATGATAGCTTGCTCCTGATGCTTATCTTGGTCCACCTGGCTGTAAATTAG
- the LOC100279988 gene encoding aspartyl protease family protein 1 isoform X1 encodes MTSQLQSTLLLLPLFAAAALGRGGDASTAPSLEFHHRFSAPLRRWVEARGRALPGGWPAPGSAAYVAALAGHDRHRAVSAAGGSSSDAPPLTFAEGNATLKVSNLGFLHYALVTVGTPGQTFMVALDTGSDLFWLPCQCDGCTPPATAASGSATFYIPGMSSTSKAVPCNSNFCDLQKECSTALQCPYKMVYVSAGTSSSGFLVEDVLYLSTENAHPQILKAQIMLGCGQTQTGSFLDAAAPNGLFGLGIDEVSVPSILAQKGLTSNSFSMCFGRDGIGRISFGDQESSDQEETPLDINRQHPTYAITISGITVGNKPTDMDFITIFDTGTSFTYLADPAYTYITQSFHAQVQANRHAADSRIPFEYCYDLSSSEARFPIPDIILRTVTGSMFPVIDPGQVISIQEHEYVYCLAIVKSMKLNIIGQNFMTGLRVVFDRERKILGWKKFNCYDTDSSNPLSINSRNSSGFSPSTSENYSPQEARNPAGVSQLRPLNNSAPAALYDSLLLMLILVHLAVN; translated from the exons ATGACCTCTCAACTCCAGAGCACTTTGCTCCTGCTCCCGCTCTTCGCCGCCGCTGCTTTGGGCCGCGGCGGCGACGCCTCGACTGCGCCGTCGCTGGAGTTCCACCATCGGTTCTCCGCACCGCTGCGGCGGTGGGTGGAGGCCCGAGGGCGCGCGCTCCCTGGCGGGTGGCCGGCTCCCGGCAGCGCCGCGTACGTCGCCGCCCTTGCCGGGCACGATCGCCACCGGGCGGTGTCGGCAGCAGGGGGTAGTAGCAGCGACGCACCACCGCTCACTTTCGCCGAGGGAAATGCCACCCTCAAGGTCAGCAACCTCGGATT TTTGCACTATGCTCTTGTGACCGTTGGCACACCGGGCCAGACGTTCATGGTGGCGCTGGACACAGGCAGCGATCTCTTCTGGCTGCCTTGCCAGTGTGACGGCTGCACGCCTCCAGCCACTGCTGCCTCTGGATCA GCTACATTTTACATCCCTGGTATGTCGTCAACTAGTAAAGCAGTTCCGTGCAACAGCAACTTCTGTGATCTTCAAAAAGAATGCTCCACAGCATTGCAATGTCCATACAAGATGGTGTATGTCTCTGCGGGCACATCTTCTTCTGGATTTTTAGTTGAAGATGTGCTTTATCTCTCAACGGAGAATGCCCATCCTCAAATTCTCAAGGCACAAATAATGCTTGG TTGTGGACAGACTCAAACAGGGTCATTTCTGGATGCTGCTGCTCCTAATGGTCTTTTTGGACTTGGAATAGATGAGGTTTCAGTTCCAAGTATTTTAGCTCAGAAAGGTTTGACATCTAATTCCTTCTCGATGTGCTTTGGTCGTGATGGTATTGGGCGAATCAGCTTTGGAGACCAAGAGAGCTCAGACCAAGAAGAGACACCTCTTGACATCAACCGACAACA TCCCACATACGCCATCACTATAAGCGGGATTACTGTTGGAAATAAACCAACAGACATGGACTTCATTACTATTTTTGACACTGGTACTTCTTTCACATACTTGGCAGACCCAGCGTATACTTATATAACCCAGAGT TTTCATGCGCAAGTTCAAGCAAATCGTCATGCTGCTGACTCCAGGATTCCTTTTGAATATTGTTATGATTTGAG CTCTAGTGAAGCAAGATTTCCAATTCCTGATATAATCCTAAGAACAGTTACTGGAAGTATGTTTCCTGTTATTGATCCAGGGCAAGTAATCTCCATTCAG GAACATGAGTATGTTTATTGCCTGGCAATCGTCAAGAGCATGAAGCTCAACATTATTGGAC AAAATTTCATGACTGGTCTTCGTGTTGTGTTCGATCGGGAAAGGAAAATTCTTGGATGGAAGAAATTTAATT gttatgatactgatagttccaATCCTCTCTCCATCAACTCCCGGAATTCATCAGGTTTCTCACCTTCAACATCTGAGAACTACTCTCCGCAGGAAGCAAGGAACCCAGCTGGTGTTTCCCAGTTGAGACCACTGAACAATTCAGCACCAGCAGCGTTATATGATAGCTTGCTCCTGATGCTTATCTTGGTCCACCTGGCTGTAAATTAG
- the LOC100279988 gene encoding aspartyl protease family protein 1 isoform X2 — MTSQLQSTLLLLPLFAAAALGRGGDASTAPSLEFHHRFSAPLRRWVEARGRALPGGWPAPGSAAYVAALAGHDRHRAVSAAGGSSSDAPPLTFAEGNATLKVSNLGFLHYALVTVGTPGQTFMVALDTGSDLFWLPCQCDGCTPPATAASGSATFYIPGMSSTSKAVPCNSNFCDLQKECSTALQCPYKMVYVSAGTSSSGFLVEDVLYLSTENAHPQILKAQIMLGCGQTQTGSFLDAAAPNGLFGLGIDEVSVPSILAQKGLTSNSFSMCFGRDGIGRISFGDQESSDQEETPLDINRQHPTYAITISGITVGNKPTDMDFITIFDTGTSFTYLADPAYTYITQSFHAQVQANRHAADSRIPFEYCYDLSEARFPIPDIILRTVTGSMFPVIDPGQVISIQEHEYVYCLAIVKSMKLNIIGQNFMTGLRVVFDRERKILGWKKFNCYDTDSSNPLSINSRNSSGFSPSTSENYSPQEARNPAGVSQLRPLNNSAPAALYDSLLLMLILVHLAVN, encoded by the exons ATGACCTCTCAACTCCAGAGCACTTTGCTCCTGCTCCCGCTCTTCGCCGCCGCTGCTTTGGGCCGCGGCGGCGACGCCTCGACTGCGCCGTCGCTGGAGTTCCACCATCGGTTCTCCGCACCGCTGCGGCGGTGGGTGGAGGCCCGAGGGCGCGCGCTCCCTGGCGGGTGGCCGGCTCCCGGCAGCGCCGCGTACGTCGCCGCCCTTGCCGGGCACGATCGCCACCGGGCGGTGTCGGCAGCAGGGGGTAGTAGCAGCGACGCACCACCGCTCACTTTCGCCGAGGGAAATGCCACCCTCAAGGTCAGCAACCTCGGATT TTTGCACTATGCTCTTGTGACCGTTGGCACACCGGGCCAGACGTTCATGGTGGCGCTGGACACAGGCAGCGATCTCTTCTGGCTGCCTTGCCAGTGTGACGGCTGCACGCCTCCAGCCACTGCTGCCTCTGGATCA GCTACATTTTACATCCCTGGTATGTCGTCAACTAGTAAAGCAGTTCCGTGCAACAGCAACTTCTGTGATCTTCAAAAAGAATGCTCCACAGCATTGCAATGTCCATACAAGATGGTGTATGTCTCTGCGGGCACATCTTCTTCTGGATTTTTAGTTGAAGATGTGCTTTATCTCTCAACGGAGAATGCCCATCCTCAAATTCTCAAGGCACAAATAATGCTTGG TTGTGGACAGACTCAAACAGGGTCATTTCTGGATGCTGCTGCTCCTAATGGTCTTTTTGGACTTGGAATAGATGAGGTTTCAGTTCCAAGTATTTTAGCTCAGAAAGGTTTGACATCTAATTCCTTCTCGATGTGCTTTGGTCGTGATGGTATTGGGCGAATCAGCTTTGGAGACCAAGAGAGCTCAGACCAAGAAGAGACACCTCTTGACATCAACCGACAACA TCCCACATACGCCATCACTATAAGCGGGATTACTGTTGGAAATAAACCAACAGACATGGACTTCATTACTATTTTTGACACTGGTACTTCTTTCACATACTTGGCAGACCCAGCGTATACTTATATAACCCAGAGT TTTCATGCGCAAGTTCAAGCAAATCGTCATGCTGCTGACTCCAGGATTCCTTTTGAATATTGTTATGATTTGAG TGAAGCAAGATTTCCAATTCCTGATATAATCCTAAGAACAGTTACTGGAAGTATGTTTCCTGTTATTGATCCAGGGCAAGTAATCTCCATTCAG GAACATGAGTATGTTTATTGCCTGGCAATCGTCAAGAGCATGAAGCTCAACATTATTGGAC AAAATTTCATGACTGGTCTTCGTGTTGTGTTCGATCGGGAAAGGAAAATTCTTGGATGGAAGAAATTTAATT gttatgatactgatagttccaATCCTCTCTCCATCAACTCCCGGAATTCATCAGGTTTCTCACCTTCAACATCTGAGAACTACTCTCCGCAGGAAGCAAGGAACCCAGCTGGTGTTTCCCAGTTGAGACCACTGAACAATTCAGCACCAGCAGCGTTATATGATAGCTTGCTCCTGATGCTTATCTTGGTCCACCTGGCTGTAAATTAG
- the LOC100279988 gene encoding aspartyl protease family protein 1 isoform X4 — translation MTSQLQSTLLLLPLFAAAALGRGGDASTAPSLEFHHRFSAPLRRWVEARGRALPGGWPAPGSAAYVAALAGHDRHRAVSAAGGSSSDAPPLTFAEGNATLKVSNLGFLHYALVTVGTPGQTFMVALDTGSDLFWLPCQCDGCTPPATAASGSATFYIPGMSSTSKAVPCNSNFCDLQKECSTALQCPYKMVYVSAGTSSSGFLVEDVLYLSTENAHPQILKAQIMLGCGQTQTGSFLDAAAPNGLFGLGIDEVSVPSILAQKGLTSNSFSMCFGRDGIGRISFGDQESSDQEETPLDINRQHPTYAITISGITVGNKPTDMDFITIFDTGTSFTYLADPAYTYITQSFHAQVQANRHAADSRIPFEYCYDLSEARFPIPDIILRTVTGSMFPVIDPGQVISIQEHEYVYCLAIVKSMKLNIIGQNFMTGLRVVFDRERKILGWKKFNCFSPSTSENYSPQEARNPAGVSQLRPLNNSAPAALYDSLLLMLILVHLAVN, via the exons ATGACCTCTCAACTCCAGAGCACTTTGCTCCTGCTCCCGCTCTTCGCCGCCGCTGCTTTGGGCCGCGGCGGCGACGCCTCGACTGCGCCGTCGCTGGAGTTCCACCATCGGTTCTCCGCACCGCTGCGGCGGTGGGTGGAGGCCCGAGGGCGCGCGCTCCCTGGCGGGTGGCCGGCTCCCGGCAGCGCCGCGTACGTCGCCGCCCTTGCCGGGCACGATCGCCACCGGGCGGTGTCGGCAGCAGGGGGTAGTAGCAGCGACGCACCACCGCTCACTTTCGCCGAGGGAAATGCCACCCTCAAGGTCAGCAACCTCGGATT TTTGCACTATGCTCTTGTGACCGTTGGCACACCGGGCCAGACGTTCATGGTGGCGCTGGACACAGGCAGCGATCTCTTCTGGCTGCCTTGCCAGTGTGACGGCTGCACGCCTCCAGCCACTGCTGCCTCTGGATCA GCTACATTTTACATCCCTGGTATGTCGTCAACTAGTAAAGCAGTTCCGTGCAACAGCAACTTCTGTGATCTTCAAAAAGAATGCTCCACAGCATTGCAATGTCCATACAAGATGGTGTATGTCTCTGCGGGCACATCTTCTTCTGGATTTTTAGTTGAAGATGTGCTTTATCTCTCAACGGAGAATGCCCATCCTCAAATTCTCAAGGCACAAATAATGCTTGG TTGTGGACAGACTCAAACAGGGTCATTTCTGGATGCTGCTGCTCCTAATGGTCTTTTTGGACTTGGAATAGATGAGGTTTCAGTTCCAAGTATTTTAGCTCAGAAAGGTTTGACATCTAATTCCTTCTCGATGTGCTTTGGTCGTGATGGTATTGGGCGAATCAGCTTTGGAGACCAAGAGAGCTCAGACCAAGAAGAGACACCTCTTGACATCAACCGACAACA TCCCACATACGCCATCACTATAAGCGGGATTACTGTTGGAAATAAACCAACAGACATGGACTTCATTACTATTTTTGACACTGGTACTTCTTTCACATACTTGGCAGACCCAGCGTATACTTATATAACCCAGAGT TTTCATGCGCAAGTTCAAGCAAATCGTCATGCTGCTGACTCCAGGATTCCTTTTGAATATTGTTATGATTTGAG TGAAGCAAGATTTCCAATTCCTGATATAATCCTAAGAACAGTTACTGGAAGTATGTTTCCTGTTATTGATCCAGGGCAAGTAATCTCCATTCAG GAACATGAGTATGTTTATTGCCTGGCAATCGTCAAGAGCATGAAGCTCAACATTATTGGAC AAAATTTCATGACTGGTCTTCGTGTTGTGTTCGATCGGGAAAGGAAAATTCTTGGATGGAAGAAATTTAATT GTTTCTCACCTTCAACATCTGAGAACTACTCTCCGCAGGAAGCAAGGAACCCAGCTGGTGTTTCCCAGTTGAGACCACTGAACAATTCAGCACCAGCAGCGTTATATGATAGCTTGCTCCTGATGCTTATCTTGGTCCACCTGGCTGTAAATTAG
- the LOC100279988 gene encoding Aspartyl protease family protein 1: MPPSSLHYALVTVGTPGQTFMVALDTGSDLFWLPCQCDGCTPPATAASGSATFYIPGMSSTSKAVPCNSNFCDLQKECSTALQCPYKMVYVSAGTSSSGFLVEDVLYLSTENAHPQILKAQIMLGCGQTQTGSFLDAAAPNGLFGLGIDEVSVPSILAQKGLTSNSFSMCFGRDGIGRISFGDQESSDQEETPLDINRQHPTYAITISGITVGNKPTDMDFITIFDTGTSFTYLADPAYTYITQSFHAQVQANRHAADSRIPFEYCYDLSSSEARFPIPDIILRTVTGSMFPVIDPGQVISIQEHEYVYCLAIVKSMKLNIIGQNFMTGLRVVFDRERKILGWKKFNCYDTDSSNPLSINSRNSSGFSPSTSENYSPQEARNPAGVSQLRPLNNSAPAALYDSLLLMLILVHLAVN; encoded by the exons ATGCCACCCTCAAG TTTGCACTATGCTCTTGTGACCGTTGGCACACCGGGCCAGACGTTCATGGTGGCGCTGGACACAGGCAGCGATCTCTTCTGGCTGCCTTGCCAGTGTGACGGCTGCACGCCTCCAGCCACTGCTGCCTCTGGATCA GCTACATTTTACATCCCTGGTATGTCGTCAACTAGTAAAGCAGTTCCGTGCAACAGCAACTTCTGTGATCTTCAAAAAGAATGCTCCACAGCATTGCAATGTCCATACAAGATGGTGTATGTCTCTGCGGGCACATCTTCTTCTGGATTTTTAGTTGAAGATGTGCTTTATCTCTCAACGGAGAATGCCCATCCTCAAATTCTCAAGGCACAAATAATGCTTGG TTGTGGACAGACTCAAACAGGGTCATTTCTGGATGCTGCTGCTCCTAATGGTCTTTTTGGACTTGGAATAGATGAGGTTTCAGTTCCAAGTATTTTAGCTCAGAAAGGTTTGACATCTAATTCCTTCTCGATGTGCTTTGGTCGTGATGGTATTGGGCGAATCAGCTTTGGAGACCAAGAGAGCTCAGACCAAGAAGAGACACCTCTTGACATCAACCGACAACA TCCCACATACGCCATCACTATAAGCGGGATTACTGTTGGAAATAAACCAACAGACATGGACTTCATTACTATTTTTGACACTGGTACTTCTTTCACATACTTGGCAGACCCAGCGTATACTTATATAACCCAGAGT TTTCATGCGCAAGTTCAAGCAAATCGTCATGCTGCTGACTCCAGGATTCCTTTTGAATATTGTTATGATTTGAG CTCTAGTGAAGCAAGATTTCCAATTCCTGATATAATCCTAAGAACAGTTACTGGAAGTATGTTTCCTGTTATTGATCCAGGGCAAGTAATCTCCATTCAG GAACATGAGTATGTTTATTGCCTGGCAATCGTCAAGAGCATGAAGCTCAACATTATTGGAC AAAATTTCATGACTGGTCTTCGTGTTGTGTTCGATCGGGAAAGGAAAATTCTTGGATGGAAGAAATTTAATT gttatgatactgatagttccaATCCTCTCTCCATCAACTCCCGGAATTCATCAGGTTTCTCACCTTCAACATCTGAGAACTACTCTCCGCAGGAAGCAAGGAACCCAGCTGGTGTTTCCCAGTTGAGACCACTGAACAATTCAGCACCAGCAGCGTTATATGATAGCTTGCTCCTGATGCTTATCTTGGTCCACCTGGCTGTAAATTAG
- the LOC100191331 gene encoding uncharacterized protein LOC100191331 has protein sequence MDSATVALASPASDDRRFWDRLRTRVDTILEDRRGLPPAAAAGAPMRGVESERGKRLREDSLMLVRGLDSVAESLAQLSDTLTAAQKGVSALATCSSQARGCEGGACPCPEEVKAEEEEPRAKRMCGGSTEDSPRNGLDSNSPAAGEETAAGPDGLGKGNVQASAEIAQSTNLKRARSLAVSMASRAAALARELKNIKSELHFMQERCGLLEEENKRLREGCDNGVAPEEDDLVRLQLEALLAEKSRLAQENANLTRENQGLMQLVEYHQLASQDLDESYEDVMQGIRLDFSSPLGKISDDEEGERDDEVPVTPAEVPCSPDE, from the exons ATGGACTCCGCCACCGTGGCGCTCGCCAGCCCCGCCTCCGACGACCGACGGTTCTGGGACCGCCTCCGCACccgcgtcgacaccatcctcgaggACCGCCGTGGCCTcccgccagccgccgccgccggtgcCCCCATG CGCGGGGTGGAATCTGAGCGGGGGAAGCGGCTCCGGGAGGACTCCCTGATGCTCGTCCGTGGCCTCGACTCTGTGGCGGAGTCTCTGGCACAGCTCTCCGACACCCTCACCGCCGCGCAGAAG GGAGTGAGTGCTCTCGCGACCTGCTCTTCGCAGGCGAGGGGATGCGAAGGCGGCGCCTGCCCCTGCCCCGAGGAGGTGAAGGCAGAGGAGGAGGAGCCCAGGGCGAAGCGGATGTGTGGCGGCTCCACGGAAGATTCTCCACGGAACGGCCTGGACAGCAATTCTCCGGCCGCTGGAGAGGAAACGGCGGCTGGTCCTGATGGTCTGGGGAAGGGGAATGTCCAGGCCTCTGCTGAGATCGCACAGAGCACTAACCTGAAGCGGGCCAGAAGT CTGGCGGTGTCAATGGCAAGCAGAGCCGCTGCACTCGCTAGGGAGCTCAAGAACATCAAGTCAGAGCTGCACTTCATGCAGGAGAGGTGCGGTTTGCTAGAGGAGGAGAACAAGAGGCTCAGAGAGGGGTGTGACAATGGAGTTGCCCCTGAAGAAGATGACTTG GTGAGGCTGCAACTGGAGGCTCTGCTTGCAGAGAAGTCGCGTCTGgcgcaagagaacgccaacctgaCGAGAGAGAACCAGGGCCTGATGCAGCTGGTTGAGTATCACCAGTTGGCATCCCAGGATCTGGATGAGTCCTATGAGGATGTTATGCAGGGGATACGGCTTGACTTCTCGTCACCGCTGGGGAAGATCAGCGACGATGAAGAAGGCGAGCGCGACGATGAAGTTCCGGTCACCCCAGCTGAGGTGCCATGCTCCCCCGACGAGTAG